The nucleotide window TAGAGATAGACCGGCAccaatattgggcattttgatgaatatcggtatcaacttttttttttccttttttttttttaaatgtgacggccgatataaggtaaatctaaaaccgttttaatctcagggagctatttatttagcttttcagttaactttataagagatgctactAACCCTGAGAACcttctgaaccatttgtttttgtttgacattaaataaatgtgaagtatttttaaattttgggaaaaaaatatttactgtagaaaactatagaGAGCTATGGCATTTACTTACTTgagtttccatttaactttttaagacctACTGATATCCTTGGGAACTACTTGAACGTTTTGTTGGAGGATGTCAATTgtctacaattaaaaaaaaaaaacttctacattttaaaaagtcagaaaaaacgttcaataaacatgctttaagacatAACAGATTTAAGATtgccatttgtatttaaaaaaactaattgacGCCTATTGGCCTATTGCCCCCCCCCCTtattattgaaaatgaatgtcggcttcaaatatcggttatcggcctccttgactactaataatcggtatcggccctgaaaaaaaacatatcagtcTTTCTCTTTTTGTTAGTAACAGATTTAATCACGAGATACTGTAAATAATAGGGTCATTGACATGTTTTCACTTCCGACTCTTTCGAATAATTGAACAAGCATCGTTTCAAATTGACCCTGGGCGCTCCTACTGGCATTCTTATTACTCTACTCAATCAACATTTAGAGAAATTTGTTTTGTGTGACAATAGCAACTCATTGGAAAATCTATTTTCGACACCAGAAGTAAGGAAGAAAAACTGGGCCGATACAGAGGTTACATCCCATAAtgcttgaaatattttaagGATGGAAAGTTTTCTGTCATTCATTATCCTTTGcgtattttgtcaaaaatgaaaaacatcaaGGTGAACTCTCACCCTGGACTTGAAAGCCAAGAGGATGCCGGGTAGAAAGAGGACCAAGCATTTAAGTCCGATGGTGACGAACTTGAGGACAAAGTCGGTGATGCCCACCGCCCACATCAGGTCGAAGAAGTCAAAACCGTCCAGATTAGGCTTGGAAAACaggaggctgaaaaaaaaaagaaagaaaaaatatgttttgttttgttatgctgAGCTCCGCGTGTGCGAGGGTGACAGGGAACAAGCTCGTGATGAGTCAAATAATAAACGTgagcaaaacataaaatactcaCAGGACAAAAACCAGACGAGGGCTCTGCTAAAAAGAAACAACACACAAGATGGCTGACGTAATACGAACAGAAAAAGATGAGCCGAATGAAAAAAATGGCAGCTAAAAAGGCCACGCCGGCTGACATTCGCTACCTGTTGTACAGCTCCTCTTGGCTGAAGGCGTAGTAAATATATGCCACGTTGCCAGAAAGGAAGAGCGCGATCCACAAGGCCACCAGCGGCGAACGCCCCTCCTGAAACGCACGCAAGCGCGCTACCGAAGTTAGCATTTCCTGTCGCGCTACAAAATGATGTCCAAAATCAACCTTGTCCATGTCTATAATGTGCTAATTCCGGCATGAGTCGTAATCAACACTACGAGTGTGACGTTATCTCGATAttgtgataaatcgtgatactttgtctcccgatcgaTTAGCAATACGCCTACGCCAAgtatcgatatttgtagttaatatacagccgctATAACAGCTccgttgttcatgacttattgagcaattacttggagggccactagggggagtacctcataagagtggcgtggaaatggacgcaagtcttcaagcGAAGAAGACTCTTCAGCTGACTTTGACGTGTTTATTTgttccagcaactgactcagttttgcatatgtttctatgaacaatgtgtattatatcttcaattttaaagttttaaaacatatattatgttttgactttttggaagcacacaatttctgtggaatattgatttaattggatttaatatagTAGTACAATAgtctataaaatgaaacaaatgactacgtgacatgttgcatgacaatagtgttcaCAGAAggttttctgttaagaagacatttgtatttgttaaaaaaaaaaaatactataaagaagacaccagttttaatattgtgtacaaaaagaaacgttttttttcttattggaaaaaacaacaacatctttCCATGTCTTGATTAGTTTTATTATAGATTATAtaacctgaccaatatatcgataatcgcagtaTCATCATATTGTAagatcgttatcgtgagccttgtattgcatattgtatcgtgagatacccagaggttcccatcaCTAATCGTTACCCTACAACCGGAAATTTAACTTGATGCATCACTAGAAAGTATTGGGCTACTCAAGTCAATGTTAGTAACACAATTAATGAAATATCATGTAGATCCACTGATAAAGACTAACAAAAATTCTATGTAGCCAATAATTGGACTTGTACATTTTACACTTTAAGACCCTGAGAAAAACATTTATCTTACCCGCAGTGACACCTGATGCTTGAAGGTGGCGTTGGCGTAAGTGAAGGTGCTGGCCATCCCCACGCAAACCGCAATACCTGCAGCGGCACAACATACAAAATGTCAACCGCAGCAGTAGAAGACATGAAAACACTCGTTTAACAACGAATAAGCGCCACGACCGAGCTAATGCTGGAAAGAGAGGGAAGTGTGTGCTTGCAATCACCCTGAGTGCAGAGGCTAGTGTGCTAGCAGGCTAAAAATTGTAGCTGGGAGCAGTGTTGATGGAAGTGGAGTGGAAGATGTGAAATAGaaacaaataacacattttggcctccctataataataataataataataataataataataaacatctgAAAACGTGTTTCACAGAAATAGCACGGTAATCTAACGTTGGAACTTAAGCATACGGTACTTTCTTTCCTAAGACAAGTGTGCTAACAAGCATGCTAACGGAGGCTAGCGTGCTAACATGCTACCCAATGCTAGCTGAGTGCAGTGAAGGATTAATTTGAAAGACATAATGGAAATAGTTTTAGACTAAACAAATTCTCATTTAAAAGCGTGTTTCACAGGAATAGCACGGTTAATCTAACGTTGGAAGCATACGGTACTTTCTTTTCTGAGACAGGTGTGTGCTAACAAGCATGCTAACGGAGGCTAGTGTGCTAACATGCTACCCAATACTCGCTGAGAGCAGTTAAGGATTAATTTGAAAGACagaatgaaatagttttagactTCACTAAACAcaaattgtcatttaaaaatcaCAAGTCTTAAGCTACAACTGTGCTAGTGTGCTGCGATGCTAACCAATCTTCAAGTGGGACTGTGGGAGTAACTGTAACTTGCGGAGAGAGCCCCTCCCCACCCACATTATGAGACAGGCGGCTCcccccaacatttttttcccactcattCCAACAAACTTGCACATAAaccaacatggtctcccaggcatgGAAGCGAACCCACTCCAactggcaccgaaggcaagtgacggttccactccatCAATCAGAGCCTGTTCCCTCCGACATTGTTCGGGCAAGATTAGCTAAACAGCATGTGCTGCAATGGCTaagttgtcagatcttccttgtgatttctcgctcaggtattttcaggacgccgatatttctcttcgaagcaagcaaagggggctTTAAAATTTTCAGTGAACGGTATTTTAACTCCCTTGCCATGCAATTTtacccaaaaacaaaaggaaatacgtATCGTCTGCTGCTGAAGATCTAAGGAACAGACCgagtcgcctcactcacttcgaccGGCTGTCGGCaaaaccgaagtttttggacatggTTCCCGTCAAGCAGtgtaaaaatgaatttatattacctcgtagtttcaatgttttgttggtatttatagtaaatagtaagtcaacaaacattAGTGTGGCCGGTTAGCTACccagagctatcgttagcctttggcgaAAAACaagggagaacattaccttCGCGCAGACATACGTAGTAGTTTTTGATCATTTTGGAGGCATTCCACTGGTCATGTGTGTGGTCCTCCATAAAGTTTGATCCAgcacagacatttttcgtacagtgatacctcagcacacgaacataattggttcccagaatgtgtgtgtaaggcgaaaagtttgtcttccgaacatttatttcccataagaaaccattaatatgagaataatccgttcccaggtccctataaaacatagttttctactaaataagccttaaaactacacaaaaatataccttattttatgtataataaatgtgctattgtattgtaattaaagaaataaactgtactgtataataaagtcgttttatttacctttgtgatggtagttcttaaggatggtagcaatggtagacttacttcattcgcgagcgtttcaccgcgtagagtgtttatggaacggttgccgttcattcgcactttcgtgctcactggagcggaggaggtgtgtcccttggtgaacaaggaagtggagcactttagcgaatcaacaaaaagtgagcaccgccaactactttcacctctttcctgggacgaAACTGccatggcactattttctccttttttgaggtacgtgatagcactttcgctttttttagtggcgcgaactccattgactacaatgcaaacgcgccgccgtccctcgcttttggtgagaacgcagcattaggcttaacactagcctgtggtggggtctttttcagtcccataatagcaaaagtacactcaatatggtccaaaatgtctatcaaacacaaaccgcgtccgcactaaaagaaagggggtgacgaactgggacgccgtaagcgtgcgtcagcttcttgtggccgccaccgtggtgctgttggaccgcgtggtttggttcgtccgccgaaaactagttcgtcagcagagactatatgctcgcgaatttaatgttcgtgaggcgaaaagttcgtgagcttaagcgttcgtcagccgaggtatcactgtagttgtttgagggtttagggaagggaataaaccggacagtgtctcccttacacaagccgtgactacagcaggACGCCCATTAGTCGATCGGGATAACGGCTatcactcttacacaagccgtgacttcAGCgtttaacaattttatagatttttttttcttggctttgaaCAATCACGCAATGCACTACCGGGAGCCAGATCacttttgtttgtccgcagcaaaacgCACGTGCCGGCACAGACATGAcatcttgcgtcttgattggtttactaggtcatgcaGACGTcatgcgtcttgattggtttactaggtcatgcaGGCGTGGTTAATGTATGCTAAGGTCAATTGGGATTTCTTACCCATTACATCAGCAAGCTCCCATTGAAGTGAACGACGGCAGCTGTTTAcacacgggatacgtcatcacggtCACGTGACTAGGGTAATGGCGTTGCACacggtatgtttttattttcatacttaaaataaaattcagggaataagatgccagagatatttgcacttttattttttatggtgatgtgttctttgaaaaaaataataataatttagattttgaaattttatttgaaaacacgtTTTTAAGAGGATTCACGCAGTTACCAAGCTTATGCTGGAAGCAGACTTTGGCCAGCAGGATGAGTATAAACGGGAAGCCCCTCTGCAGCCACGTGACCACCGCCTTCAGCTCCGAGAGGGCCGGCGCCGGCGCGGACGGCTCGTCCGGGCCCGCCTCTTCCCGAGGACCGTGGTGGTGCCTCTCCgagccggccgccgccgctgccgcctgCTGGAGGAGAGAGGAGGCCCTGTGCTGCAGCGGCTGGTGGTGAAAATGGTGCTGAGGGTGTTGagggtggtggtgatggtggtggggCGGGCGAGGTGCGAAGGCCCCGCCCTCGGGTCGGCGCGGGCAGCCTTCTTCCCGGGACGAGGCCGTCATCTGGACAAAGACGTCCCCCGGGGGCGTGCCCAGCGCCAAGCTGGCCGCCTGGAACTGGGCGGACGAGACGGCGGCCGACGGGACACCCACCAGGCCTGAAAAGATCTGCTGGGGCGACGCGGGCGACTCGCCTTTCAGGCACTCGAACACGGCGCCTTCGTCCAGACTGCTCTCGGCTCCCAGAGTTTGGCTACGGCTCCTAAACGACAAAATCCAATGTCACGTTCGGGAACTATGGCGTTCCCCCATTATTTTGCAGATTCataagtgatttttttgttttgttttgtttttttttgggggggggggtcttcttTTTATattctacagcaggggtgtccaaactttttcatttgaaggccacatacagaaaatcagaaggacgcaagggccacaatgttatgaagagaaattttgtttagtcctaaaaattgtacaacaagtttatttgtgcttttgcatatttagaaaaatgctacagtttaTAAGCCAATTTATTTGTCATATGGCAGtacggttattatagtttgggaatttttcattttagttagtttttcttagttttcagggtggttctgttaatttttattagtttagttctttaaaaatatatttagttttagattagtttgttagtttcagtattaggtgttttttttttttgtagtctgtATTACTTGCGCgcaagtttttaaaaaacaccatgggagtagatgacatcacttctgtgtgacacactttcaaatgtctttattctggttaatatcgaaataaatgtacttcaaatcacatttaaaatcatccacaaaggctcatgcattaaattaattaccaaacactaaaacgaaggacatgtttgctataattatagttagttttagtaaacataaaatgtagtttcagttagttttcgtttttttaaaaagcattttcgttttttgtttttttttcgataatatttttttccgaattttagttttagttttttcattagttttagctaactaaaataacctttaatggcacctgtttttcgataccctcccttcttactttgaccatctccaaacatttttgttttgtttattttatttgaactgagtcaaatgcc belongs to Festucalex cinctus isolate MCC-2025b chromosome 5, RoL_Fcin_1.0, whole genome shotgun sequence and includes:
- the rnft2 gene encoding E3 ubiquitin-protein ligase RNFT2; the protein is MQRRHSSNTDGMSSERSRSQTLGAESSLDEGAVFECLKGESPASPQQIFSGLVGVPSAAVSSAQFQAASLALGTPPGDVFVQMTASSREEGCPRRPEGGAFAPRPPHHHHHHPQHPQHHFHHQPLQHRASSLLQQAAAAAAGSERHHHGPREEAGPDEPSAPAPALSELKAVVTWLQRGFPFILILLAKVCFQHKLGIAVCVGMASTFTYANATFKHQVSLREGRSPLVALWIALFLSGNVAYIYYAFSQEELYNSLLFSKPNLDGFDFFDLMWAVGITDFVLKFVTIGLKCLVLFLPGILLAFKSRGKFYLLIEELSQLFRALVPIQLWYKYIMGEEPSASYFLGAALIIIYSVCKSLDICSRASALRKALVLLCRSQSYGVRAGSQQCSEAGDVCAICQADFREPVALLCQHVFCEECLSSWLDRERACPLCRATVVETLRCWKDGTTSAHFQIY